Proteins from a single region of Styela clava chromosome 1, kaStyClav1.hap1.2, whole genome shotgun sequence:
- the LOC120348366 gene encoding NADH dehydrogenase [ubiquinone] 1 alpha subcomplex subunit 5-like has translation MASKLTTGLVGLAVEANGKQKLALLYKRTLEIVGNMPQTAEYRQKTEAVTKHRQTILNKYTDMALVEEHIGNGQIEELIIQAKNEHHLAREMAECRPWETLVGEAPPGQWDWP, from the exons ATGGCGTCCAAGCTG ACAACAGGGTTAGTGGGATTAGCCGTGGAAGCAAATGGCAAACAGAAATTAGCATTGCTTTACAAGAGAACACTTGAAATAGTGGGGAATATGCCACAAACTGCAGAATATCGGCAGAAAACAGAGGCTGTAACCAAGCACCGACAAACTATTCTCAACAAG TACACAGATATGGCACTGGTAGAAGAGCATATTGGAAATGGACAAATTGAAGAACTCATAATTCAGGCCAAGAATGAACATCATCTTGCCAGGGAAATGGCAGAATGTCGACCATGGGAGACATTGGTTGGAGAAGCACCACCTGGACAATGGGACTGGccatga
- the LOC120348364 gene encoding nucleolar complex protein 4 homolog: MAMSLKSINNLVEELLQSRQNCNKIVDLIPLINFEENEEVLNVILDGVGTYFCNAICNNELTKQKGVSKEMSEYQEWINIRYNECLAKIVLLLDHDSDILKEKCIVTVLRFMESKIGVALQKDNVSFPETELESLICAFIINDTSNHMQDVCTNIWKLDDVRYFALKCITKCSAECLSKIELKSMMLQNIFTLLNSISESMPAVMDETNLHTLANNGVERIFPAVNKDPVVTEKYQDSSIPFPKALDLKEQRKIFGNAWLEFLNYDLDSHLFKSVLVILQKCVIPNFASPCILADFLTRSFNKGGGIALLSLHSLFILMNEHNLEYPDFYTHLYSMVHPRVFDAKYQPRFFFLLDVFLSSTHLPAYLVAAFAKRLSRLTLVAPTCAQELLVNFIQTLIDRHPSIKILINQNTKALQKKALAGDPYLEAEVDPAKCKAMESFLWELTALSKHCSSSVSAAIKNIDKGPKQDITDLLENTYEEMFDTLCEKEIVDAPMNYRAPKTLFGGFDDAVMELWSV; the protein is encoded by the coding sequence ATGGCCATGTCattaaaatcaatcaataatTTGGTTGAAGAGTTATTACAAAGCAGACAAAATTGTAACAAGATTGTGGATTTAATCCCGCTAATcaattttgaagaaaatgaaGAAGTGTTGAATGTTATTTTGGATGGCGTGGGCACATACTTTTGCAATGCTATATGTAACAATGAGTTAACCAAACAAAAAGGAGTATCTAAAGAAATGTCGGAATATCAAGAATGGATCAATATTCGTTATAATGAATGCCTTGCAAAAATAGTGCTCCTGCTGGACCACGATTCTGATATTTTAAAGGAAAAATGCATAGTAACTGTTTTAAGATTTATGGAAAGTAAAATTGGGGTCGCATTGCAAAAAGACAATGTTAGCTTTCCAGAAACAGAGTTAGAATCGCTGATCTGTGCATTCATAATAAATGATACATCCAATCATATGCAAGATGTTTGCACGAATATTTGGAAACTCGATGATGTTAGATATTTTGCCCTCAAATGTATTACTAAATGTTCAGCAGAATgtctttcaaaaatagaattgaAGTCTATGATGCTGCAAAATATATTCACTTTACTGAATTCAATATCTGAAAGCATGCCGGCTGTCATGGATGAAACTAACTTACATACTTTGGCTAATAATGGTGTAGAAAGAATTTTTCCAGCGGTCAACAAAGATCCAGTCGTCACTGAAAAGTATCAGGACTCGTCAATTCCATTTCCTAAGGCGTTAGATTTAAAAGAGCAAAGGAAAATCTTTGGAAATGCCTGGCTTGAGTTTTTGAATTATGATTTGGATAGTCATCTTTTCAAAAGTGTTCTTGTAATACTTCAGAAATGTGTTATACCAAATTTTGCAAGCCCTTGTATCCTGGCTGATTTCCTTACACGTTCTTTCAACAAAGGAGGTGGTATAGCTCTCTTGTCTTTACACAGCCTGTTTATTCTAATGAATGAACATAATCTGGAATATCCAGATTTTTACACTCATTTATACAGCATGGTTCACCCAAGGGTATTTGATGCTAAATATCAgccaagatttttttttcttttggatGTTTTCCTGTCATCAACACATTTGCCTGCATATTTGGTTGCAGCATTTGCTAAAAGACTTTCACGATTGACGTTAGTTGCACCAACCTGCGCGCAAGAATTATTGGTAAATTTTATTCAGACTTTAATTGACAGACACCCTTCTATAAAAATTCTCATAAACCAAAATACCAAAGCCTTACAAAAGAAAGCTTTAGCTGGCGATCCATACTTGGAAGCAGAAGTTGATCCTGCAAAATGCAAAGCGATGGAAAGCTTTTTATGGGAATTGACAGCTCTTTCGAAACATTGTTCATCTTCGGTAAGCGCTGCGATAAAAAACATTGACAAGGGACCAAAGCAGGACATTACAGACTTGCTTGAAAATACTTATGAAGAAATGTTTGATACACTTTGCGAGAAGGAAATTGTAGACGCTCCTATGAATTacagagcgccaaaaacattgTTTGGTGGATTTGATGATGCTGTAATGGAACTATGGTCAGTTTAG